Proteins encoded in a region of the Gulosibacter sediminis genome:
- a CDS encoding glycosyltransferase has translation MRPRVTAIVVAQNAAEALARTLPALEEQTRAPERRIFVSLESRDDTEEVLRAASPEVLVTLPERTSFGEAARAAVTQLAEIDEGDAARIEEFGTEGETPNDWIWLLAADNAPDPDALEELLDTTERNPSLEVTGPKVVRTDDPAVIVEYGESVTHTGVSVRLHQDSLDQGQFEHLSDVLGVGAGGMLVRRDTWDRLDGFDRGLDAVDDGLDFSVRTWLSGGRVLLSPRARVESLAEEAAGTARYGQRTRSLQRYRIRRTAQLHRQLVWAGRVEFFLSWLMLLPGALLRTLLHLLRKNPGRILPDLRAALTVFFLQTGVPSSRRQFRRTTQQPLNTVDQLLISPTEWRKMRANRRDEYRAASQHGRDRFNFITGGGGWLLIVAIIAAVALFFPLIGAGSLAGGALLPLSGTIGELWGTTGYGLRDTGGGIGVADPFNLVLAVFGSLTFWNPSFIIVLLWLLAIPVAAVGGWFLAARFTRSPWLRAFFGLVWMAAPPLHVALAEGRVTGVLVHLALPWLFFTCIAAARSWAAAAVCSLLALVVAASSPSLIPALAITWLLSVFIAGRGWVRLALTPVPTVVMFLPLLITQLNRGRPFAMFADPGMPVVSEPARGWNAATLFAEQPPHGWAQLFQTLGITWDPWIVLALLQVPLAVLALIGVFTRGWRVALVGLGTAALGYVTAGVAGGFAFATTGGVAVPLWIGPAQSFGFLGLLVAAGAGAVAIRGFRVPVTAVALLAIVALIVPVAPNQLTGTSPVAASDGRTLPALVDAQGRAAEQLGTLVITPTSADTLRVELIRGSGQKLNQFSTLETTNLVPTQADEQLANIAVGFLSAGASNPTAQLHELGIGFVLVENAPSGGGAIEQRLVTAMSTNEALSSAGQTAEYGTLFQVVNAAETPTDPDLAGALETTNWQHQLGRSMLIVQLAVLLFVILLALPTGGLESRVRASRALGRRHWEDLDRGRETFTEFGAVSQETVHVYADQPTGDHIDTEGDTRA, from the coding sequence ATGCGACCAAGAGTAACGGCCATCGTCGTGGCGCAAAACGCCGCCGAGGCGCTCGCTCGAACCCTCCCCGCGCTCGAGGAGCAGACGCGAGCGCCGGAACGACGTATCTTCGTCAGCCTTGAGTCGCGAGATGACACCGAGGAAGTTCTGCGGGCAGCGTCGCCCGAGGTCCTCGTCACGCTGCCAGAGCGCACCTCGTTCGGCGAGGCCGCGCGCGCCGCGGTCACGCAGCTCGCCGAGATCGACGAGGGTGACGCCGCCCGCATCGAAGAGTTCGGCACCGAGGGGGAGACTCCGAACGACTGGATCTGGCTACTCGCGGCCGATAACGCGCCCGACCCGGACGCGCTCGAGGAACTTCTCGACACGACCGAACGCAACCCCTCGCTGGAGGTGACCGGCCCGAAGGTCGTGCGCACCGACGACCCCGCCGTCATCGTCGAATACGGCGAGTCGGTGACGCACACCGGTGTTTCGGTGCGCCTGCACCAGGACTCCCTCGACCAAGGCCAGTTCGAGCACCTCAGCGACGTGCTCGGCGTCGGCGCTGGCGGCATGCTCGTGCGCCGCGACACTTGGGATCGCCTCGACGGCTTCGACCGCGGGCTCGACGCCGTCGATGATGGCCTCGACTTCTCGGTGCGCACCTGGCTCTCGGGCGGTCGCGTGCTGCTGAGCCCCCGCGCCCGCGTCGAATCGCTCGCCGAGGAGGCTGCCGGCACGGCCCGCTATGGCCAGCGCACACGCAGCCTGCAGCGCTACCGCATCCGCCGCACCGCGCAGCTGCACCGGCAGCTCGTCTGGGCTGGCCGCGTCGAGTTCTTCTTGAGTTGGCTCATGCTGCTGCCGGGCGCGCTCTTGCGCACCCTGCTGCACCTGCTGCGCAAGAACCCCGGGCGCATCCTGCCCGACCTGCGCGCCGCGCTCACCGTGTTCTTCCTGCAGACCGGCGTGCCGTCGTCGCGCCGCCAGTTCCGGCGCACCACGCAGCAGCCATTGAATACGGTCGATCAATTGCTCATCTCGCCCACCGAGTGGCGCAAGATGCGCGCGAATCGGCGCGACGAGTATCGCGCGGCCTCGCAACACGGCCGCGACCGCTTCAACTTCATCACCGGTGGCGGCGGTTGGCTGCTCATCGTCGCGATCATCGCGGCGGTCGCGCTGTTCTTCCCGCTCATCGGCGCGGGCTCTCTCGCGGGCGGCGCGCTGCTGCCGCTGTCGGGCACCATCGGCGAACTCTGGGGCACGACCGGCTACGGCCTGCGCGACACCGGTGGCGGCATCGGCGTCGCCGACCCGTTCAACCTCGTGCTCGCGGTGTTCGGCTCGCTCACGTTCTGGAACCCGAGCTTCATCATCGTGCTGCTCTGGCTGCTCGCGATTCCCGTCGCGGCGGTCGGCGGCTGGTTCCTCGCCGCTCGCTTCACGCGCAGCCCCTGGCTGCGCGCATTCTTCGGCCTCGTCTGGATGGCGGCCCCACCACTGCACGTCGCGCTCGCCGAGGGCCGCGTCACGGGCGTGCTCGTGCACCTCGCGCTGCCCTGGCTCTTCTTCACCTGCATCGCCGCGGCGCGGTCGTGGGCGGCGGCGGCCGTGTGCTCCCTGCTCGCGCTCGTCGTTGCCGCGAGCTCGCCGAGCCTGATCCCGGCGCTCGCCATTACCTGGCTGCTCTCGGTGTTCATCGCCGGTCGCGGCTGGGTGCGGCTCGCGCTCACGCCGGTGCCGACCGTCGTGATGTTCCTGCCGCTGCTCATCACGCAGCTCAACCGCGGCCGGCCGTTCGCGATGTTCGCCGACCCGGGCATGCCCGTGGTCTCGGAGCCCGCGCGCGGCTGGAACGCCGCGACCCTGTTCGCCGAACAGCCGCCGCACGGCTGGGCGCAACTTTTCCAGACCCTCGGTATTACCTGGGACCCCTGGATCGTGCTCGCCTTGCTGCAGGTGCCGCTCGCGGTGCTCGCGCTCATCGGTGTCTTCACGCGCGGCTGGCGCGTCGCGCTCGTTGGGCTCGGCACCGCGGCCCTCGGCTACGTCACGGCCGGCGTTGCGGGTGGCTTCGCGTTTGCGACCACCGGCGGCGTCGCGGTGCCGCTGTGGATCGGCCCCGCGCAGTCGTTTGGCTTCCTCGGCTTGCTCGTCGCGGCCGGCGCCGGTGCGGTCGCGATTCGCGGCTTCCGGGTGCCCGTCACCGCGGTCGCCCTGCTCGCGATCGTCGCGCTGATCGTGCCGGTTGCGCCGAACCAGCTCACCGGCACCTCGCCGGTCGCGGCCTCGGACGGACGCACGCTGCCCGCCCTTGTGGATGCACAGGGCCGCGCCGCTGAACAGCTCGGCACGCTCGTCATCACCCCGACGAGTGCCGACACACTGCGCGTCGAGCTCATTCGCGGCTCGGGGCAGAAGCTCAACCAATTCTCGACGCTCGAGACGACGAACCTCGTGCCGACGCAGGCCGACGAGCAGCTCGCGAACATCGCTGTCGGCTTCCTCTCCGCCGGCGCATCCAACCCCACCGCCCAGCTGCACGAACTCGGAATCGGTTTCGTGCTCGTCGAGAACGCGCCCTCCGGCGGCGGCGCGATCGAGCAGCGCCTCGTCACCGCGATGTCGACGAACGAGGCGCTCTCGTCGGCCGGGCAGACCGCCGAATACGGCACGCTCTTCCAGGTCGTCAACGCGGCCGAAACGCCCACCGACCCCGACCTCGCCGGCGCGCTCGAGACGACGAACTGGCAGCACCAGCTCGGCCGCAGCATGCTCATCGTGCAGCTCGCGGTGCTGCTGTTCGTGATCCTGCTTGCCCTGCCCACGGGCGGCCTCGAGTCACGTGTGCGGGCGAGCCGTGCCTTGGGTCGCCGCCATTGGGAAGACCTCGATCGAGGCCGCGAGACCTTCACCGAGTTCGGTGCGGTGTCGCAAGAGACGGTGCACGTCTATGCCGACCAACCCACCGGCGACCACATCGACACCGAGGGAGACACTCGTGCCTGA
- a CDS encoding WhiB family transcriptional regulator has translation MAKMIRPVPENWYVDPLELGVPGTGNQIGDDNPLAWQADALCAQTDPEAFFPEKGGSTRDAKMICQSCEVRAQCLEYALERDERFGIWGGLSERERRKLRKQA, from the coding sequence ATGGCAAAGATGATCCGTCCAGTTCCTGAGAACTGGTACGTCGATCCGCTGGAGCTGGGGGTACCCGGCACCGGCAACCAGATCGGCGACGACAATCCGCTTGCCTGGCAAGCGGACGCGCTGTGTGCGCAGACCGACCCGGAGGCGTTCTTCCCCGAAAAGGGAGGCTCGACTCGCGACGCCAAGATGATCTGTCAGTCCTGCGAGGTGCGCGCGCAGTGCCTCGAGTACGCCCTCGAGCGCGACGAGCGCTTCGGCATCTGGGGCGGGCTCTCCGAGCGCGAACGCCGGAAGCTGCGTAAGCAGGCCTAG
- the manA gene encoding mannose-6-phosphate isomerase, class I, translated as MPLKNTPMRYAWGSRGAISDLLGTGGVLDEPELNSPLQAELWFGAHPASPSRIPDPELAGGAATLRDWIADAPDAALGARAAQVHPGEPQLPFLLKVLAAAQPLSLQVHPTLAEARAGYDAEDAAGVAVDAPERNYRDRLHKPELLVALSETMSALAGFRAVDSVRELVADVAAAVAGTPAEADFAPFVRLVGGADDEAAMRELLTWILTDAAAKPASAALDAWVATDGEVFAVERHNLRRIREAFPGDASALIALLMNHVVLHRGEALYVRAGVLHAYLEGLGIEVMASSDNVLRGGLTVKHIDVDELMRILTVVPEDAPLLAPVVHGNVADFVPQEPDFMLQRAAAEHLDDHLECVGPGIAVCVAGTVQLEGGASGTAKTLGRGDAVFITPDERSVHVRGRGNLLLATMNPHAGDSQEMPA; from the coding sequence GTGCCGCTGAAAAACACGCCAATGCGCTACGCCTGGGGCTCCCGTGGAGCCATTAGCGATCTGCTCGGAACGGGCGGTGTGCTCGACGAACCCGAGCTCAATTCGCCGCTGCAGGCTGAGCTGTGGTTCGGCGCGCATCCGGCCTCGCCATCGAGGATTCCCGACCCCGAACTGGCCGGGGGTGCGGCCACGCTGCGCGACTGGATCGCCGACGCGCCCGACGCGGCGCTCGGTGCCCGGGCCGCTCAGGTGCATCCGGGCGAGCCGCAGCTGCCATTCCTCCTCAAAGTGCTCGCGGCGGCGCAGCCGCTGTCGCTGCAGGTGCACCCGACGCTCGCCGAGGCGCGCGCCGGCTACGACGCTGAGGATGCGGCCGGGGTCGCGGTTGACGCGCCCGAGCGCAACTACCGCGACCGCCTGCACAAGCCCGAACTGCTCGTCGCGCTTAGCGAGACGATGTCGGCGCTCGCGGGCTTCCGCGCGGTCGACTCGGTGCGCGAGCTTGTTGCCGACGTCGCCGCCGCGGTCGCCGGCACTCCGGCCGAGGCCGACTTCGCGCCGTTTGTGCGGCTCGTCGGCGGGGCCGATGACGAGGCGGCCATGCGCGAGTTGCTGACTTGGATCCTCACCGACGCAGCGGCGAAGCCCGCGTCGGCGGCACTGGATGCGTGGGTCGCGACCGACGGCGAGGTGTTCGCCGTCGAGCGGCACAACCTCCGGCGCATCCGCGAGGCCTTCCCCGGCGACGCGAGCGCGCTCATCGCGCTGCTCATGAACCATGTCGTGCTGCACCGCGGCGAGGCGCTCTACGTGCGCGCCGGCGTACTCCACGCCTACCTCGAGGGCCTCGGCATTGAGGTCATGGCCTCGAGCGACAACGTGCTGCGAGGCGGGCTCACCGTGAAGCATATTGACGTCGACGAGCTCATGCGCATCCTTACTGTTGTGCCCGAGGACGCACCGCTGCTCGCGCCCGTGGTGCACGGCAACGTGGCGGACTTCGTGCCGCAGGAACCCGACTTCATGCTGCAGCGCGCGGCCGCCGAACACCTCGACGACCATCTCGAGTGTGTCGGCCCCGGCATCGCCGTGTGCGTGGCCGGCACGGTGCAGCTCGAGGGAGGCGCTTCGGGCACTGCGAAGACGCTCGGTCGCGGCGACGCGGTGTTCATCACGCCCGATGAGCGCTCAGTGCACGTGCGCGGCCGCGGCAACCTGCTGCTTGCCACGATGAACCCGCATGCGGGGGATTCTCAGGAGATGCCCGCCTGA
- a CDS encoding O-antigen ligase family protein, translating to MTASPNTAGAPGTGAKLLERLRLPDGQPYSKAMLLTFAALVVAFSGDTFRYTIGWTGYGAIVGLLVALSVVLLVRRKPQLRLRHLPLMLLLFTAWCLVSVIWSGYRLETLAGSAVQLATVFVALVTAVSLTRMQFLRTLGAAMRWLVFGSLAFELFAAIAMPAGVLPPTYLRPGVLQSLLGTDRVPEPLPGGFYWTHSELFDGGPLQGLMGNRNLLAIVALIALIVTVVELLDRMVSRWYALFASAAAVAAILLTDSATAYVAGAFVLLGAALVLIGRRIHRQLRWVLYCVVGACLVAGGTLVVVFNNEVFALMNRSSDMSGRGSIWRAVLALGSESPALGHGWISYWAPWLPEFHSLAIVEGMPYHQAHNAFLDVWMQVGVIGLLLFVGLVFSTLIRTWWISIDVPDAPRIPPYRPGGRPHLSAATAAPFFIMVALVVQAMTESRLLIEGAWLLLCYFAIYAKLRIQDPAMLPRRTVSTKTGPVRVVLDTQLNG from the coding sequence ATGACTGCGTCCCCGAACACTGCCGGCGCTCCCGGTACGGGGGCGAAACTGCTGGAACGGCTGCGGCTCCCCGACGGTCAGCCGTACTCGAAGGCGATGCTGCTGACGTTCGCCGCGCTCGTCGTCGCGTTCAGTGGCGACACCTTCCGCTACACGATCGGCTGGACCGGCTACGGCGCCATCGTCGGCCTGCTCGTCGCGCTCTCGGTCGTGCTGCTCGTGCGCCGAAAGCCACAGCTGCGGCTGCGGCATCTGCCGCTCATGCTCCTCTTATTTACTGCGTGGTGTCTCGTCTCGGTGATTTGGTCGGGATACCGCCTCGAGACGCTCGCGGGCTCGGCGGTGCAGTTGGCCACGGTCTTCGTCGCGCTCGTCACCGCGGTTTCGCTCACCCGCATGCAGTTCCTGCGCACCCTCGGCGCCGCGATGCGCTGGCTCGTCTTCGGCTCGCTCGCCTTCGAACTCTTCGCCGCCATCGCGATGCCGGCGGGCGTGCTGCCGCCGACCTACCTCCGGCCCGGCGTGCTCCAGTCGCTCCTCGGCACCGATCGCGTGCCTGAGCCGCTGCCCGGCGGGTTCTATTGGACCCACTCCGAGCTGTTCGACGGCGGCCCGCTGCAGGGACTCATGGGCAACCGCAACCTGCTCGCGATCGTCGCCCTCATTGCCCTCATCGTTACCGTTGTGGAGCTGCTCGACCGCATGGTGTCGCGCTGGTACGCGCTCTTCGCGAGCGCCGCAGCCGTCGCCGCCATCTTGCTCACCGACTCGGCCACCGCCTACGTCGCCGGCGCCTTCGTGCTGCTTGGCGCGGCGCTCGTGCTCATCGGCCGGCGTATCCATCGCCAGCTGCGCTGGGTGCTCTACTGCGTCGTCGGCGCCTGCCTCGTCGCGGGCGGCACCCTCGTCGTCGTGTTCAACAACGAGGTCTTCGCACTCATGAACCGCAGCTCCGACATGTCGGGACGCGGCTCAATCTGGCGGGCCGTGCTCGCACTCGGCAGCGAATCGCCAGCGCTCGGCCACGGTTGGATCAGCTACTGGGCACCCTGGCTGCCGGAGTTCCACAGCCTCGCGATCGTCGAGGGCATGCCGTACCACCAGGCGCACAACGCGTTCCTCGACGTCTGGATGCAGGTCGGCGTCATCGGGCTGCTGCTGTTCGTCGGGCTCGTCTTCAGCACGCTGATTCGCACCTGGTGGATCTCGATCGACGTGCCCGACGCCCCGCGCATCCCGCCGTATCGACCGGGCGGCCGCCCGCACCTCTCGGCCGCGACCGCCGCGCCGTTCTTCATCATGGTCGCGCTCGTCGTGCAAGCCATGACCGAGTCGCGGCTGCTCATCGAAGGCGCCTGGCTGCTGCTGTGCTACTTTGCGATCTACGCGAAGCTGCGCATCCAGGATCCGGCGATGCTGCCACGTCGCACCGTGAGCACAAAGACGGGCCCCGTGCGCGTCGTGCTCGACACTCAGCTCAACGGTTAA
- a CDS encoding rhamnan synthesis F family protein, whose translation MTRRLIAVALREPDKRPSEAALRLLHAASTAAEQLVVIYGGGKRPPAPEWQQIGELADSVWPVAKVESFGTTYQVLRQRVGKAALQELDEVLVLDDSLLGPIGADATFPGIRGDDQHGSTLVEPERGDGLEATELPYLTLRGSVFGDGRFWTAVDEIGGDFARFTTGLREAGFELSAIHPRVAENEHYFLRDSIIRLLGEGLEFIPWRTFTIDPMLNDRWGIVPRESYDLIAERGYSTELVWAKLLTAVPPRTWYTNLAMAEVLPTNVAPEAPVTLTTAVIAHIYYVDMAEELLELAARIPGRVRLIATAADEPRRAELEAQIGDDPRFESVEVRAVTSNLGRDITAFLVDCEDVLRDPEVDLVVKLHSKRSVQDPPSVSGWFRRHLFESLFASEQYVRNVYELFESEPQLGMVFAPTIHMGLPTLGHAWSLNRGPAEALAPRLGLTTPFDANTPLSPYGSMFIARRDALEPLLEANFSINEFPDAHEYRDGSLAHVLERLLSYVVFSKGYYAKTVTSPRIASVSEPQLEYKLASLSEYLPAYGFEQVQTLRGRGQTWPILYMIRRVLWVRAETKVPGAGRFMSRVFGGLRSLRSKLRR comes from the coding sequence GTGACGCGTCGCCTCATTGCCGTTGCCCTGCGCGAACCCGACAAACGCCCGAGCGAGGCCGCGCTGCGATTGCTGCACGCCGCAAGCACCGCGGCCGAGCAGCTCGTCGTCATCTACGGCGGTGGCAAGCGCCCGCCCGCGCCCGAGTGGCAGCAAATCGGCGAGCTCGCCGACTCGGTCTGGCCGGTCGCGAAGGTCGAGTCGTTCGGCACGACCTATCAGGTGCTCCGCCAGCGCGTCGGCAAGGCCGCGCTGCAGGAGCTCGACGAGGTGCTCGTGCTCGACGACTCGCTGCTCGGCCCGATCGGCGCTGACGCGACGTTCCCGGGCATCCGGGGCGACGATCAGCACGGCTCGACGCTCGTCGAACCCGAGCGCGGCGACGGCCTCGAGGCCACCGAACTGCCGTATCTCACCCTGCGCGGCAGCGTGTTCGGCGACGGCCGGTTCTGGACCGCCGTCGACGAGATCGGCGGCGACTTCGCGCGCTTCACCACGGGGCTGCGCGAGGCGGGCTTCGAACTCAGCGCGATCCATCCGCGCGTCGCCGAGAACGAGCACTACTTCCTGCGTGACTCGATCATTCGGTTGCTGGGGGAGGGCCTCGAGTTCATTCCGTGGCGCACGTTCACGATCGACCCGATGCTCAACGACCGCTGGGGCATCGTGCCGCGCGAGAGCTACGACCTCATCGCCGAGCGCGGCTACTCGACCGAGCTGGTCTGGGCGAAGCTGCTCACGGCAGTGCCGCCGCGCACCTGGTACACGAACCTCGCGATGGCCGAGGTGCTGCCGACGAACGTCGCGCCCGAGGCGCCCGTGACGCTCACGACCGCGGTGATCGCGCACATCTACTACGTCGATATGGCCGAGGAGCTCCTCGAACTCGCCGCGCGCATCCCCGGCCGGGTGCGGCTCATCGCGACGGCGGCGGATGAGCCGCGTCGCGCCGAGCTCGAGGCGCAGATCGGCGACGACCCCCGCTTCGAATCGGTCGAGGTGCGCGCCGTGACGAGCAACCTTGGCCGCGACATCACCGCGTTCCTCGTCGACTGCGAGGACGTGCTGCGCGACCCCGAGGTCGACCTCGTGGTGAAGCTGCACTCGAAGCGCTCGGTGCAGGACCCACCCTCGGTGAGCGGGTGGTTCCGCCGCCACCTGTTCGAGAGCCTCTTCGCGAGCGAGCAGTACGTGCGCAACGTCTACGAGCTGTTTGAGTCGGAGCCGCAGCTCGGCATGGTGTTCGCTCCGACCATCCACATGGGCCTGCCGACGCTCGGGCATGCCTGGTCGCTCAACCGCGGGCCGGCCGAGGCACTCGCGCCGCGGCTCGGGCTGACGACGCCGTTCGACGCGAACACGCCGCTGTCGCCGTACGGCTCGATGTTCATCGCTCGCCGGGATGCGCTCGAGCCGCTGCTCGAGGCGAACTTCAGCATCAATGAGTTCCCCGATGCCCACGAATACCGTGACGGCTCGCTCGCACACGTGCTCGAGCGGCTGCTCAGCTACGTCGTGTTCAGCAAGGGGTACTACGCCAAGACCGTGACGAGCCCGCGCATCGCCTCGGTGAGCGAGCCGCAACTCGAATACAAGCTCGCGTCGCTGAGCGAGTACCTGCCCGCCTACGGCTTCGAGCAGGTGCAGACGCTGCGTGGCCGCGGGCAGACCTGGCCGATTCTCTACATGATTCGCCGCGTGCTGTGGGTGCGCGCCGAAACGAAGGTGCCGGGCGCCGGTCGCTTCATGAGTCGCGTGTTCGGCGGCCTGCGGTCGCTGCGAAGCAAATTACGCCGCTAA
- a CDS encoding rhamnan synthesis F family protein, translated as MRRFVFFLLYDPDGYVDSAVLHTLNGLRPHVEHIMVVSNGFLQAESRERLEAVVDEVFERENVGFDSGAYRSAIGRVGYSKLAEYDEVLLINYTFFGPVTSFDDLFARMDLKPIDFWGMTDHVAVSPHPMLGKGIMPEHLQSYWIAFRKSLVTSVDFREYWASLPNGMSYHDVITVFETALTRHFGDLGYAWESAYPADDYSVNNASMEQPLRLLDDGCPMFKRRLYFHDVVDLDTRDVAASEVTARALELGFPRDVLIDGVIRRTSARALATGLGLLHLVDDAAAPGEPDARLARRTGRVWRSWLRDGIDPFAGAEVLVIDGVTDDELADGPAAEYTNANLDEAQLLRARGGIVDRLADTLGAFDTDARLGVLVPLAEHRASTRLGYGWRGLRTAANRVAEALGLIGPLERHAPLAPLAGVAAYRADAFAGLAERVESAGGWASLVRLAEVEEDELDLIFDLLAADVAKTNGYVASESARRSDFVRSSQLLQYKFADTSARFGPEQRGPFMGPLTHPNSFIRPLVGDWLRTKAPSTAKVVLKGEESARKQAGAAKRAITRIVKKGR; from the coding sequence GTGCGACGGTTTGTGTTTTTTCTGCTCTACGACCCCGACGGGTACGTTGACAGTGCGGTGCTGCACACCCTGAACGGCCTGCGCCCGCACGTCGAACACATCATGGTCGTCTCGAACGGCTTTCTGCAGGCTGAGTCACGCGAGCGGCTGGAAGCGGTGGTCGACGAGGTCTTCGAGCGCGAGAACGTGGGCTTCGATTCGGGCGCCTACCGCAGTGCGATCGGCCGCGTGGGCTATTCGAAGCTCGCCGAGTACGACGAAGTGCTCCTCATTAACTACACCTTCTTCGGGCCGGTCACCTCGTTTGACGACTTGTTCGCGCGCATGGATCTGAAGCCCATCGATTTCTGGGGCATGACCGACCACGTTGCCGTCTCACCGCATCCGATGCTCGGCAAGGGCATCATGCCCGAGCACCTGCAGTCGTACTGGATCGCGTTCCGCAAGAGCCTCGTCACGAGCGTCGACTTCCGCGAGTACTGGGCCTCGCTGCCGAACGGCATGTCGTACCACGACGTCATCACGGTGTTCGAGACCGCGCTCACCCGCCACTTCGGCGACCTCGGCTACGCGTGGGAGAGCGCCTACCCGGCCGACGACTACTCGGTGAACAACGCCTCGATGGAGCAGCCGCTGCGCCTGCTCGACGACGGCTGCCCCATGTTCAAGCGGCGCCTCTACTTCCACGACGTCGTCGACCTCGACACCCGTGATGTCGCGGCGAGCGAGGTCACGGCGCGGGCGCTCGAACTCGGCTTCCCCCGCGATGTGCTCATCGACGGGGTGATTCGCCGCACTTCGGCGCGCGCGCTCGCGACTGGCCTCGGCTTGCTGCACCTCGTCGACGACGCCGCGGCGCCGGGCGAGCCGGATGCGCGGCTCGCCCGCCGCACCGGCCGCGTGTGGCGCAGCTGGTTGCGCGACGGCATCGACCCGTTTGCCGGCGCCGAGGTGCTCGTCATCGACGGCGTCACCGACGACGAGCTCGCCGACGGCCCCGCTGCTGAATACACGAACGCGAACCTCGACGAAGCACAGCTGCTGCGCGCTCGCGGCGGCATCGTCGACCGCCTCGCCGACACGCTCGGCGCGTTCGACACCGACGCGCGTCTCGGTGTGTTGGTACCGCTCGCCGAGCATCGCGCCTCGACCCGCCTCGGTTACGGCTGGCGCGGGCTGCGCACGGCGGCGAACCGCGTGGCCGAGGCCCTCGGCCTGATCGGCCCGCTCGAGCGTCACGCGCCGTTGGCGCCGCTCGCCGGCGTCGCCGCCTACCGCGCGGATGCGTTCGCCGGCCTCGCCGAGCGCGTCGAGTCGGCTGGTGGTTGGGCCTCGCTCGTACGCCTCGCCGAGGTTGAAGAGGACGAGCTCGACCTCATTTTTGACCTGCTCGCCGCCGACGTCGCAAAGACGAATGGCTACGTCGCCTCGGAGTCCGCGCGCCGCAGCGACTTCGTGCGCTCGTCGCAGCTGCTGCAATACAAGTTTGCCGACACGAGCGCGCGCTTCGGCCCCGAGCAGCGCGGCCCGTTCATGGGCCCGCTGACCCACCCGAACTCGTTCATCCGGCCGCTCGTGGGCGACTGGTTGCGCACCAAGGCCCCGTCGACGGCGAAGGTCGTGCTCAAAGGCGAGGAGTCGGCGCGCAAGCAGGCGGGCGCCGCCAAGCGTGCGATCACGCGCATCGTGAAGAAGGGGCGCTAG